In one window of Lampris incognitus isolate fLamInc1 chromosome 3, fLamInc1.hap2, whole genome shotgun sequence DNA:
- the LOC130110741 gene encoding putative claudin-24 yields the protein MDACACALEMLGIFVYVGAWLCTLATTIMPQWLTMSTELLAIESYELGLWETCVVQEVGGMECRSYDSLLGLSYDIKLARILMCISLAIGLLGILVAIPGLYLVNSCKGQEGHQTKKILTTMGGVLGILAGVLCLVPVSYVAHLAVLQFFDETVPEVVPRWEFGDALFCGWVGGFLLIVSGLLLVSSCLCSLTNHQPALRRYQVRSTDISPRKRSEYV from the coding sequence ATGGATGCGTGCGCCTGCGCTCTGGAGATGCTGGGGATATTTGTGTATGTTGGAGCCTGGCTGTGTACATTAGCTACCACCATCATGCCCCAGTGGCTGACCATGTCCACTGAGCTGCTGGCCATCGAGAGTTACGAGCTGGGTTTGTGGGAGACGTGTGTGGTGCAGGAAGTCGGGGGCATGGAGTGTAGGTCTTATGACAGCCTGCTGGGCCTCTCCTACGACATCAAGCTCGCCCGTATCCTCATGTGTATTTCCCTTGCCATTGGCCTTCTGGGAATCCTGGTGGCTATACCGGGCCTTTACCTGGTCAACAGCTGTAAAGGACAGGAAGGCCATCAGACTAAGAAGATCTTGACAACAATGGGTGGAGTGCTGGGAATCCTGGCTGGAGTACTCTGTCTGGTTCCAGTATCGTACGTTGCCCATTTAGCAGTATTGCAATTTTTTGATGAGACTGTACCTGAAGTGGTGCCCCGATGGGAGTTTGGAGATGCTTTGTTCTGTGGTTGGGTAGGAGGATTTCTCCTCATAGTGTCTGGGCTCCTTCTGGTTTCCTCATGTTTATGTTCCCTGACAAATCACCAGCCGGCACTGCGGAGATACCAGGTCAGGAGTACTGATATTTCCCCCAGGAAGCGTTCAGAGTATGTTTAA
- the cldn34a gene encoding claudin-34, which produces MIYLAHTAHWQFLGLVVGFVAWILMMVTAGLNEWRLWYVADVSVITSGVAWVGIWRACFYSHTLPKLEFCHSIDITDAFVPVEIAVAQVLMALALICGLAGNLSAAFAIRMVYFTMDRREDHIRLVFSVAGGLYMLTGVCCLVPLFWNTNSVLTNGTIVFPPDFFFPAAPVRQEVGSAIGVGIFASALIIVSGLLFLCYRYARQALGPWEEPVRGDRDALHGSWTVTTLSQNGSNNYFTGKDNPVYCS; this is translated from the coding sequence ATGATTTACCTGGCCCATACAGCTCACTGGCAGTTCTTGGGCCTGGTGGTGGGATTTGTGGCATGGATCCTGATGATGGTCACGGCTGGTCTTAACGAGTGGAGGCTGTGGTACGTGGCCGATGTGTCAGTCATCACCTCCGGTGTGGCCTGGGTGGGTATCTGGAGGGCGTGTTTCTACAGTCACACGCTCCCCAAGCTGGAGTTCTGTCATTCCATTGACATTACGGATGCATTTGTTCCAGTGGAGATCGCCGTGGCCCAGGTGTTGATGGCTTTGGCGCTGATCTGTGGCCTGGCAGGGAATTTGAGTGCTGCATTTGCCATAAGGATGGTCTACTTTACAATGGACAGGCGAGAAGATCACATCAGACTGGTCTTTTCAGTTGCCGGAGGCCTCTACATGCTCACAGGGGTGTGCTGCCTGGTGCCATTGTTTTGGAATACGAACTCTGTGCTGACCAACGGCACGATAGTCTTCCCTCCAGATTTCTTCTTCCCTGCAGCGCCTGTGAGACAGGAGGTGGGATCAGCCATCGGGGTGGGAATATTTGCTTCTGCTCTCATCATCGTCTCTGGGCTGCTTTTCCTGTGCTACAGGTACGCCAGACAGGCCCTGGGCCCCTGGGAGGAGCCAGTCAGAGGTGACAGAGATGCTCTCCATGGTTCTTGGACAGTAACAACCTTGTCACAAAACGGCAGCAACAATTATTTCACAGGCAAAGATAATCCTGTGTACTGTTCTTAG
- the shroom2a gene encoding protein Shroom2, with protein MPEPCLRDEQNLKWTPLHLLVEEGSKAAAVSLQVGDELVNINEVPLSGYRQEAICLVKGSHKTLTLVVKRRNEPISRPHSWHSTKFNGSQSETAKTQSPPTPVWHTRYDASSSSTDLSTGWEQTNLRRVSDQFSSLGSMDSLEHVSHPYPPGQLSSAKSNNSAEHLGGGKRDSAYSSFSTSSGTPDYTLSKSNAASTENMLYKINQWDLGGKHSNGRNSQNFSDGAKLDDRQGYLQMAGGSTGRDSPRSEEQAGSRHSSSSRASFGPVWHVPEKKKTASPSPPPPPPPVRSDSFAATKVHERGLAIAYPEGPDSHVQFKSHEKEIEKRSETSDIAKRTSENHRSHVLAYKNDSDNTYILPDNSNHNPVNSNKQYSVSSTDVRLSHHPHASQPYHQRQYNDKSTFYSQPKTTSTTKPQNISGYYSSMQELSTNSSAHPYGQNHGKTPSLSSTAIDQNPDSGGLSRYYCVTTCQATQPNPSHLSGKAEDRKSAADIEVVHTGNDKNSLCSQIVNKAKYELPQHQQHISHSKDSNGYSKQDESVRHKQPPTVTPPSVQETSSTKPSTDERGNQRRPNLQSAEAHYLSYPPSKQSEQWRSLPLQQRDLLQDIRHQGQESSKICPQTSPMLHSLSMETTDKDEKLMATNCEESLESKQARRTDRFATTLRNEIQMRRAKLQKSKSAATLPGSETEAGTKTDQEVWKSKECSPPTSSDGSFTNTYKDNLKEAQARVLKATSFRRRDLEPVLLEYPVSEALPSYPSSVVARKDVTSLPTVSESLMNKSGSVSGQINRIGARKRFPPEKKVKSFSEPDKIHEVGVREDLPPTENTGSSEDQQKLFEATDKPLYPKHMPIQTLQNFSEDSRNIKPRVQASASETENKLKGIRTIVGPSTEYNEENQGVPYSAHKQSSLEQQRLGTFAEYEASWNVQKKPTETRASGRYRSADNILDPGAEERTKPTCFHERSRSSPSADFYGQKITVPGRKSAEYSQVECNPAEQHNMATRLSDRGPGECRVREKPVEPEHYLAPPLLPVTGPNPECRHRAVPAPVYHRPTSSSHSPTDSTLLHPEEHCHIEPRSDPRRKPPELEKPSPPKLDNSRRPEITPTPDNSHESFTRSQSEVSTHYSPNRDLDPAPVPAYSPKKNSEPSKGPVDRGQGAVRQAVTSSSEPASPSLASSYRPPVPVTMEEQRPPSPQFSPQKLSDKPPVSLQDEDSNRMENVLENNNIAVKKVPIKIVHSESISEKENRQYLLHNDITAAEAQGPGMAQLSSLGAPEHDYSVFCAYTRQTEPGSNRMPASQTDLKLQRNTDTSTLGDHFNSSVHQPSQPPEQVGNGNRVAPNTGFSEEDQKREELARDIMGKDRSLADILDQRRMKTTMDLMEGIFPQGEQLLEGAQQRRKVAPKQTVPRPTEERKEDASLAAAVAVVTSSTYYSTSAPKAELLIKMKDMQEQEEEDSEDELDIDLANKKQELIDSLSKKLQVLREARESLQEDILDNNALGEEVEATVQQVCKPNELDKFRMFAGDLDKVVSLLLSLSGRLARVENALNSLDEDATSEERRTLTEKRKLLIRQHEDAKELKENLDRRERVVYDILATYLREENLTDYEHFVKMKSALIIEQRKLEDKIKLGEEQLKCLTDSLPLEQRMPF; from the exons gtggaAGAGGGCAGCAAGGCAGCAGCTGTAAGTCTCCAGGTGGGAGACGAGCTTGTTAATATCAATGAGGTTCCCCTGAGTGGCTACAGACAGGAGGCTATCTGCTTAGTGAAAGGCTCCCATAAGACCCTCACTCTGGTGGTGAAAAG GCGAAACGAACCCATAAGCAGGCCTCACTCCTGGCACTCCACCAAGTTCAACGGAAGCCAATCAGAGACTGCCAAAACACAGTCTCCACCCACTCCAGTGTGGCATACAAGATATGATGCAAG TTCATCATCAACTGATCTCTCCACTGGATGGGAGCAGACAAATCTGCGTAGAGTGTCCGACCAGTTCAGCTCTCTGGGCAGTATGGACAGTCTAGAGCATGTCTCACATCCCTACCCTCCAGGCCAACTTTCTTCAGCAAAGTCCAACAATAGTGCAGAGCATCTTGGAGGAGGCAAGCGAGATTCAGCCTATAGCTCCTTTTCCACCAGCTCTGGCACACCAGACTATACTCTGTCAAAGAGCAATGCCGCCTCCACAGAGAATATGCTCTACAAAATTAACCAGTGGGACTTAGGAGGCAAACATAGCAATGGCAGAAATAGCCAGAACTTTAGTGATGGAGCCAAACTGGACGATAGGCAGGGTTACCTGCAGATGGCAGGAGGGAGCACAGGCCGGGATAGCCCAAGGTCTGAGGAGCAGGCTGGCTCTCGCCATTCTAGTTCAAGTAGGGCCAGCTTCGGTCCGGTTTGGCAtgttcctgaaaaaaagaagacggcttccccctctcctcccccacctcctccaccagTACGCAGTGACAGCTTCGCTGCAACCAAGGTACATGAGAGGGGGCTTGCTATAGCCTATCCTGAGGGACCTGATTCACATGTCCAGTTTAAATCTCATGAAAAGGAAATCGAGAAAAGGTCAGAGACCTCAGATATTGCTAAACGCACCTCTGAAAACCACCGTAGTCATGTCCTAGCCTACAAAAATGACAGTGACAATACTTACATTTTACCTGACAACTCTAATCACAACCCAGTCAATTCAAACAAACAGTACTCTGTGTCCAGTACTGATGTTCGGCTAAGTCATCACCCTCATGCTAGCCAACCTTACCATCAACGGCAATATAACGACAAAAGCACTTTTTACTCCCAGCCCAAGACAACATCTACAACAAAGCCACAGAACATAAGCGGCTACTACAGCAGTATGCAAGAACTGTCCACTAACAGCTCTGCTCATCCCTATGGTCAGAACCATGGTAAGACCCCCTCTTTGTCTAGCACAGCTATTGACCAAAATCCAGATAGTGGTGGACTAAGCCGATACTACTGTGTCACAACATGCCAGGCTACCCAGCCCAATCCCAGCCACCTGTCAGgaaaggcagaggacaggaaaagtgCAGCTGACATCGAGGTGGTTCATACTGGAAATGACAAGAATTCTCTTTGTTCCCAGATAGTCAACAAAGCAAAATATGAATTGCCTCAACACCAGCAGCACATCTCCCACAGTAAGGACAGTAATGGATACAGCAAGCAAGATGAAAGTGTGCGTCATAAACAGCCACCCACTGTGACTCCCCCTAGTGTACAGGAGACCTCTTCGACTAAACCCAGTACTGATGAAAGGGGAAATCAGAGAagacccaatttacagagtgcaGAGGCTCACTACCTGAGTTATCCCCCAAGCAAACAGTCTGAACAGTGGAGGTCTCTGCCCTTGCAACAGAGAGATTTACTGCAGGATATCAGACATCAGGGTCAAGAAAGTAGCAAGATCTGCCCCCAGACAAGCCCCATGCTTCACTCTTTATCGATGGAGACCACTGACAAAGATGAGAAACTGATGGCCACAAACTGTGAAGAGTCCCTTGAAAGCAAGCAGGCAAGACGTACTGACCGTTTTGCCACCACATTGAGGAATGAAATCCAAATGAGACGAGCCAAGCTGCAGAAAAGTAAGAGTGCAGCCACGCTCCCTGGCTCTGAGACTGAGGCTGGCACCAAGACTGACCAGGAAGTCTGGAAGTCCAAAGAATGCTCCCCCCCGACCTCTTCAGATGGGTCTTTCACTAACACCTATAAAGACAATCTTAAGGAGGCCCAGGCTCGAGTGCTCAAGGCTACTTCTTTCAGGAGGAGAGACCTGGAGCCGGTCTTACTGGAGTACCCTGTGTCTGAGGCCTTACCCAGCTACCCATCCTCAGTGGTAGCTCGTAAAGATGTCACCTCTCTGCCAACTGTTTCTGAATCACTAATGAATAAATCGGGGTCTGTCAGTGGTCAGATAAACCGCATTGGAGCCCGAAAGCGTTTCCCCCCTGAAAAGAAGGTTAAGTCTTTCTCAGAACCAGACAAGATCCATGAGGTGGGAGTGAGAGAAGATCTCCCTCCGACAGAAAACACAGGCTCTTCAGAAGACCAACAGAAGCTCTTTGAGGCAACCGATAAACCCTTGTATCCAAAACATATGCCTATACAAACTCTTCAAAACTTTTCAGAGGACTCCAGAAATATCAAGCCGAGAGTCCAGGCCTCTGCCAGTGAAACAGAAAACAAGCTAAAAGGGATCAGGACCATAGTCGGTCCCTCTACAGAGTATAATGAGGAGAATCAGGGAGTACCTTACTCGGCACACAAGCAATCATCCCTGGAGCAGCAAAGACTAGGTACCTTTGCTGAGTATGAGGCAAGTTGGAATGTACAGAAGAAGCCCACTGAAACAAGGGCTTCTGGACGATACCGATCAGCAGATAACATCCTGGACCCAGGAGCAGAGGAGAGAACAAAACCCACCTGCTTCCATGAGAGATCTCGATCCTCTCCCTCAGCTGATTTCTATGGGCAG AAGATTACAGTCCCTGGAAGAAAGTCTGCAGAATATTCCCAGGTTGAATGTAACCCTGCTGAACAGCACAACATGGCCACAAG GCTTTCTGATAGAGGGCCAGGAGAgtgcagagtgagagaaaagcctGTGGAACCTGAGCATTACCTGGCACCACCCCTACTGCCTGTTACAGGTCCTAACCCTGAGTGCAGACACAGAGCTGTCCCTGCCCCAGTGTACcacagacccacatccagctcccataGCCCCACAGATTCTACCCTCCTTCACCCCGAGGAACATTGCCACATTGAGCCCAGATCTGATCCAAGGAGGAAGCCTCCCGAGCTCGAAAAACCTTCCCCGCCCAAACTGGACAATTCCAGACGTCCAGAGATAACCCCCACGCCTGACAACTCCCACGAATCCTTTACTCGGTCCCAAAGTGAAGTCTCCACCCACTATTCTCCTAACAGAGACCTTGACCCCGCCCCTGTTCCCGCCTACTCTCCAAAGAAAAATTCTGAGCCGAGCAAAGGACCTGTGGACAGAGGACAAGGGGCAGTACGTCAAGCAGTAACATCCAGTTCTGAGCCAGCCTCCCCTTCCTTGGCTTCATCATACAGACCTCCAGTACCTGTTACCATGGAAGAGCAGCGCCCACCCTCACCAcagttttctccacagaaacttAGTGACAAGCCGCCTGTCTCTCTACAAGATGAAGATTCCAACAG aaTGGAGAATGTACTGGAAAACAATAATATAGCTGTGAAGAAAGTGCCCATCAAGATTGTCCACTCCGAGAGCATCTCAGAGAAAGAGAACCGTCAGTATTTGCTGCACAATGACATAACTGCTGCCGAGGCACAGGGGCCTGGGATGGCCCAGCTCAGTAGCCTGGGAGCTCCAGAGCATGACTACTCTGTGTTCTGTGCCTACACAAGGCAGACAGAGCCGGGCTCCAACAGAATGCCAGCTTCTCAGACAGACCTGAAGCTCCAGAGAAATACAGACACAAGCACCCTCGGAGACCACTTCAACTCCAGTGTTCATCAGCCATCCCAGCCCCCAGAACAGGTTGGGAatggcaacagagtggctccaAACACGGGGTTCTCTGAGGAGGACCAAAAGAGAGAGGAGTTGGCCAGGGATATCATGGGGAAGGACAGGTCACTAGCTGACATCCTGGACCAGAGAAGAATGAAGACCACCATGGACTTGATGGAAGGCATCTTCCCCCAGGGGGAGCAGCTGTTGGAGGGAGCTCAGCAGCGCAGGAAGGTGGCTCCTAAACAGACCGTCCCTCGGCCCACTGAGGAAAG GAAGGAGGATGCCAGTCTTGCAGCTGCTGTTGCAGTGGTGACCAGTTCAACATATTACAGCACTTCAGCTCCAAAGGCTGAGCTTTTGATCAAGATGAAGGACATGCAGGAGCAGGAAGAGGAAGACTCAGAGGATGAACTGGACATTGATCTGGCCAACAAAAAG CAAGAGCTGATTGACAGCCTTAGCAAGAAGCTTCAGGTGCTGCGAGAGGCTAGGGAGAGTCTCCAGGAGGACATCCTGGACAACAATGCTctaggggaggaggtggaggccaCCGTACAGCAGGTCTGCAAACCTAATGAGCTAGACAAGTTCAGGATGTTCGCCGGGGACCTGGACAAGGTGGTAAGCCTGCTGCTGTCCCTATCTGGCCGTTTGGCAAGAGTGGAGAATGCCCTCAACAGCCTGGACGAGGATGCCACTTCAGAGGAGAGG CGCACACTAACTGAAAAGAGGAAGCTGTTGATCCGACAGCATGAAGATGCAAAGGAACTAAAGGAAAACCTGGACCGTAGGGAACGTGTGGTCTACGACATTCTGGCCACCTACCTGAGGGAAGAGAACCTTACAGACTACGAGCACTTTGTCAAGATGAAGTCTGCACTCATCATCGAGCAGCGCAAACTTGAGGATAAGATCAAACTGGGCGAAGAGCAGCTTAAGTGCTTGACAGACAGCCTTCCACTGGAGCAGAGAATGCCCTTTTGA